In the genome of Leishmania panamensis strain MHOM/PA/94/PSC-1 chromosome 17 sequence, one region contains:
- a CDS encoding hypothetical protein (TriTrypDB/GeneDB-style sysID: LpmP.17.0370) — MYIFELSTASPCRSAPYYSLVIRKPYILGQDAAADINLAYEGISAEHVSMTVLNEKEAALEVESAIRATAGTEDGDAAVNGALEEQDSGAAAECIEAEPAAAECIEAEPAAAECIEAESAAAEANGCKLVVRVTALLTKGDAEVRLGETSLRAGDSAIVRDGDVLYLGDGISGTFRYRPLVVGIEGGAYPEDYLNDLHRMFDQLGATLVDMPIPLHEMSATPIGQLYCTTELNDSTSCLAALSYGYSIVQPTYVFEWFAAVARNAAAPLSTLPAPSRFEVTVRCPTHPISTTYLRPESDTCPFSLFPIPLTAMTNRSRAALFSNRVLFFFTDTAATRYWRAVKDCGGAVYGPGDVEAAKEAVQALVVSQREAGMPSDCLPSNFYIIIDSASAAELLSSGIEVASPELHAFMEEVRAISGATHLPVMGEHSLFAALLGNKFCEEPVPLAAAPPTASGVGYNSVYCDLSDAFAVPPPTHQSEGDEEGVRAPRLGYFSSGGAPFRVRSTSRVSESRASLPHCLTAVPQPWNQMRSFSHQRARSLSTRAPGQSNDGSFYAGSMTPSRLGRRRLTSFVAHVGLRSFVEDFDMLRVRIYAFLVREESKLDRAITIYHRNYFIDNDTMKYALDIKAQAADFMERVDDLLADSACRGAYKEALRCFWKDCSDMDIRAQHLLHYWDRSMPAAFLTRRIRSRRGSSIDSRRAASSRSMASRGAAPAANSPAPAAREEEPVTLDANEGAHEDAHEDAHEDASEDTNEDASQGAHEDASEGAHEGAHEDSNCDAGDNQVAETFVYTQDPDSSEEAHGHDELYTTPEALEQLDAESHIQEHHITTEDDAAGMDRSDTVAASSAPAMRAASSPYSPHRRTFTPSLRHSRGGIRASVRRPIPIQERPPWVSNWNEPQSGRKKKKRQKKSKQQQQQPEQQPEQQQQQPELDKPASQTPAPTPAPRAVPRIRLSVVLPEYATDSPKVVRARSAGGGGSTHARRLPPLQLEGVRDTDEEGARDTDEEGARDTDEEGVSETSLELDLSNAVSEALTITDQAPVEALEAEEAEKEENQARCAPTPVPEPTPTKKTRASKSRRAAAPIRNQRSNSAPVSKRTSSGGASRRPSGKRAVATNGNGFYKRDAPAGVVSNGKGSRQPRRPSPKRKC; from the coding sequence ATGTACATCTTCGAGCTCTCTACGGCCTCGCCGTGCCGGTCGGCGCCGTACTACTCCCTGGTGATTCGTAAGCCATACATACTCGGCCaggacgcggcggcggatATCAACCTCGCCTACGAAGGCATCTCAGCTGAGCACGTGTCCATGACGGTGCTGAacgagaaggaggcggcccTCGAGGTAGAGTCAGCGATACGTGCAACGGCGGGAACTGAGGatggcgacgctgccgtcaaTGGCGCtctggaggagcaggacaGCGGGGCCGCAGCTGAGTGCATTGAAGCTGAgcccgccgcagctgagTGCATTGAAGCTGAgcccgccgcagctgagTGCATTGAAGCTGAGtccgccgcagctgaggcTAACGGCTGTAAGCTGGTAGTGCGTGTGACTGCCCTGCTCACGAAGGGAGACGCTGAAGTACGCCTTGGAGAGACGAGCCTGAGAGCCGGCGACTCGGCAATCGTCCGCGATGGTGACGTGCTGTATCTTGGTGATGGGATCAGCGGCACTTTCCGTTACCGCCCGTTGGTGGTCGGCATCGAGGGTGGTGCCTACCCTGAGGACTACCTGAATGACCTGCATCGCATGTTCGACCAGCTAGGTGCGACTCTCGTGGATATGCCGATACCCTTGCACGAGATGTCTGCCACTCCCATTGGTCAACTGTACTGTACTACTGAGCTCAACGACAGCACGAGCTGCTTGGCTGCCCTCTCCTACGGCTACTCCATTGTGCAGCCAACGTATGTGTTTGAGTGGtttgcggcggtggcaaggaacgctgcggcgccgctcagcACGCTGCCGGCCCCCTCGCGCTTCGAGGTGACGGTGCGCTGCCCAACCCACCCCATCTCCACCACATACCTCCGCCCCGAGTCGGACACCTgcccgttctctctcttccccatccCGCTCACGGCTATGACCAACCGCTCCCGCGCCGCGTTGTTCAGCAACCGCGTCTTGTTCTTCTTTACCGAcactgcagcgacgcgctaCTGGCGCGCGGTCAAAgactgcggcggtgccgtctACGGCCCGGGTGATGTGGAGGCAGCAAAAGAGGCGGTTCAGGCCCTGGTGGTGTCGCAGCGCGAGGCTGGCATGCCTTCTGATTGCTTACCCAGCAATTTCTACATCATCATTGATagcgcgtcggcggcggAGCTACTGAGCTCGGGAATTGAGGTGGCGTCGCCGGAGTTGCACGCGTtcatggaggaggtgcgcgccaTCTCCGGCGCCACTCACCTGCCAGTGATGGGTGAGCattccctcttcgccgctcTGCTGGGCAACAAGTTCTGCGAGGAGCCGGTGCCACTGGCGGCCGCACCCCCGACTGCTTCTGGTGTGGGGTATAACTCAGTGTACTGCGACTTGTCTGATGCCttcgcggtgccgccgcccacccaccagtCAgagggcgacgaggagggtgTGAGGGCGCCACGGCTGGGGTATTttagcagcggtggcgcaccATTTCGGGTCCGTTCCACTTCCCGCGTGAGTGAGAGTCGCGCCAGTTTGCCGCATTGCCTCACCGCCGTTCCTCAGCCATGGAACCAGATGCGCTCCTTCAGCCATCAGCGtgctcgctccctctccacacgcgcgcctGGGCAGAGCAACGATGGCTCCTTCTACGCTGGCAGCATGACGCCGAGCCGCCTCGGGAGGCGTCGCCTTACGTCTTTTGTTGCCCACGTCGGGCTGCGCAGCTTTGTTGAAGACTTTGATATGCTGCGTGTTCGCATCTACGCCTTCCTCGTGCGCGAGGAGTCGAAGCTGGACAGGGCTATTACGATCTATCACAGAAACTACTTCATCGACAATGACACCATGAAGTACGCCCTTGATATTAAGGCACAGGCGGCCGACTTCATGGAGCGCGTGGACGACCTACTGGCGGATAGCGCGTGCCGTGGTGCGTACAAGGAGgcactgcgctgcttctGGAAGGACTGCAGCGACATGGACATAAGGGCGCAACACCTCCTGCACTACTGGGACCGGAGCATGCCAGCAGCTTTCCTGACTCGTCGCATCCGCTCTCGCCGGGGAAGTAGCATAGACAGCCGCCGTGCGGCGTCGTCGCGTAGCATGGCCtcgcgtggtgcagcaccagcagcgaacTCTCCTGCACCGGCCGCCCGCGAAGAGGAGCCAGTCACCCTCGATGCCAACGAAGGCGCCCACGAAGACGCCCACGAAGACGCCCACGAAGACGCCAGCGAAGACACCAACGAAGACGCCAGCCAAGGCGCCCACGAAGACGCCAGCGAAGGCGCCCACGAAGGCGCCCACGAAGACTCCAACTGCGACGCGGGCGACAACCAAGTAGCTGAGACGTTTGTATACACTCAGGACCcagacagcagcgaggaagcTCACGGGCACGACGAGCTATACACAACACCCGAGGCATTGGAGCAACTCGATGCGGAGAGTCACATTCAAGAGCACCATATCACAACGGAGGACGACGCTGCGGGAATGGACCGCTCTGACACTGTGGCCGCGTCATCGGCCCCCGCCATGCGTGCCGCCAGCTCCCCCTACTcaccgcaccgccgcacctTCACACCGTCGTTGCGGCACTCCCGCGGGGGCATCAGGGCTTCCGTGCGGCGACCTATTCCCATCCAGGAGCGGCCGCCATGGGTGAGCAACTGGAACGAGCCTCAAAGCGgtcgaaagaagaagaagcgccaGAAGAagtcgaagcagcagcagcaacagccggagcagcagccggagcagcagcagcagcagccggagTTGGACAAACCCGCATCTCAGACTCCTGCGCCCACCCCGGCGCCTCGCGCAGTCCCACGCATACGCCTGTCGGTCGTGCTGCCTGAGTACGCGACTGACTCACCAAAGGTCGTGCGCGCACGCTCAGCgggaggtggcggcagcacccaCGCTCGCCGCCTGCCACCTCTGCAGCTGGAGGGGGTGCGAGATACTGatgaggagggagcgagagatactgatgaggagggagcgagagatACTGATGAGGAGGGGGTTAGTGAAACTTCTCTCGAGCTTGATTTGTCCAATGCGGTGTCGGAGGCGCTGACCATAACCGACCAGGCTCCTGTTGAGGCATTGGAGGCTGAGGAAGctgaaaaggaggagaaccAGGCGCGGTGCGCACCCACGCCCGTCCCCGAGCCAACTCCCACGAAGAAGACACGGGCGTCAAAGTCAcgacgcgccgcagcaccgatCCGCAATCAGCGCTCCAACTCTGCGCCAGTCTCAAAGCGCACCAGCTCAGGTGGCGCGTCGCGCCGGCCGAGCGGCAAGCGCGCGGTTGCTACCAACGGAAACGGTTTCTACAAGCGCGATGCGCCCGCGGGTGTGGTTTCGAACGGAAAAGGATCCAGACAGCCACGGCGTCCTTCGCCCAAGCGGAAGTGCTGA
- a CDS encoding hypothetical protein (TriTrypDB/GeneDB-style sysID: LpmP.17.0380): MPNTHGSAAAVVTAASGASRTVFNAGHTKVEFNQYWYSRNTIHHLVREVCHHATACAFLSTPSLFFALDERRGDETTEDESRLKQLRHSSRVFEYDLQWSSDPCFVHYDFHQPEQVPVQYMAAFDYVVADPPFITADVWTQYAATAKLLLKEGGKLLFTTVPENHSLLENLLDRPLFIADFYPLVEHLTYQYVCFLSYEPTCLAQPNAELPEVDAKMAAAIHMANDLRSSEKEFALQMAQRKREGEERLPTVAFERDNELARNPKVRERVKAERNAVNWDTIPIEKMEWGYIPEGLTVYPEGNVPPAEVRQWAVAGNSDELAATASSTSENFGPEYNACLRLRTNLDTFKSSIDAMQRHMDAQMKLRHQRVKLSKELTMLKEASKPHGDTAENAASAVTAAAADSAASAIEAQVAEATNAIEVNERERVERLDEMALLARQIEKEEAALAALALQPLSSFPTEMAATGDADTDPTGASGKSSLSAATLHHIPYASAMTECIQAYRTVEAKRVPLQELAADATRRFKFPIFARMKELLQRMKELKQQR; encoded by the coding sequence ATGCCAAACActcacggcagcgccgctgccgttgtgACTGCCGCATCGGGAGCCTCGCGTACTGTCTTCAACGCCGGACACACCAAGGTAGAGTTCAACCAGTACTGGTACTCCAGGAACACGATCCACCACCTTGTACGTGAGGTGTGTCATCACGCCACCGCCTGTGCCTTCTTATCCACGCCGTCACTCTTCTTCGCACTGGACGAGCGCCGTGGTGATGAGACGACCGAGGACGAGTCACGGCTGAAGCAGCTCCGGCACAGCAGTCGCGTGTTCGAGTACGACCTTCAGTGGTCCAGCGACCCGTGCTTCGTGCACTACGACTTTCACCAGCCAGAGCAGGTGCCGGTCCAGTACATGGCTGCCTTCGACTACGTTGTCGCTGACCCGCCATTCATCACCGCGGATGTGTGGACGCAGTACGCAGCCACCgcaaagctgctgctcaaggaGGGCGGCAAGCTGCTCTTCACGACGGTGCCGGAGAATCACTCACTGCTGGAGAACCTGCTCGATCGCCCGCTCTTCATTGCCGACTTCTACCCCCTTGTGGAGCACCTAACGTACCAGTACGTGTGCTTCCTCTCGTACGAGCCCACCTGCCTCGCTCAGCCGAACGCGGAGCTGCCCGAAGTAGACGCGAAAATGGCCGCTGCTATTCACATGGCAAACGACCTGCGCTCCTCGGAGAAGGAGTTCGCGCTGCagatggcgcagcgcaagcgCGAGGGTGAGGAGCGGCTGCCCACAGTCGCCTTTGAACGGGACAACGAACTCGCACGAAATCCGAAGGTCAGGGAACGCGTGAAGGCGGAGCGAAACGCTGTCAACTGGGACACGATCCCGATCGAGAAGATGGAGTGGGGTTACATCCCCGAGGGGCTCACCGTCTACCCGGAGGGAAACGTGCCACCGGCTGAGGTGCGGCAGTGGGCTGTGGCTGGCAACAGCGATGAACTGGCCGCAACGGCATCCTCAACATCCGAGAACTTTGGCCCCGAGTACAATGCATGTCTGCGCCTTCGCACAAATCTCGATACCTTCAAGAGCTCCATTGACGCCATGCAGCGCCACATGGACGCGCAGATGAAACTACGCCACCAGCGGGTAAAGCTGAGCAAGGAGCTGACTATGCTGAAGGAGGCATCGAAGCCTCACGGCGACACCGCTGAAAACGCCGCGTCTGCCGTcacggcagctgccgcagattctgctgcctctgccattGAAGCACAAGTTGCCGAGGCAACGAATGCGATTGAAGTGAATGAGCGAGAGCGGGTCGAGCGACTGGACGaaatggcgctgctggcgcggcagattgaaaaggaagaggcggcgctggcggcgctcgcactgcagccgctctcctcttttccaaCTGAAATGGCAGCCACTGGTGACGCGGATACCGATCCAACAGGTGCAAGCGGTAAATCGTCCCTATCTGCTGCCACCCTGCATCACATTCCCTACGCGTCGGCCATGACGGAGTGCATTCAGGCGTATCGcacggtggaggcgaagagggtgccgctgcaggagcttGCCGCGGATGCGACGCGTCGCTTTAAGTTTCCCATCTTTGCGCGCATgaaagagctgctgcagcgcatgaaggagctgaagcagcagcggtga
- a CDS encoding hypothetical protein (TriTrypDB/GeneDB-style sysID: LpmP.17.0390), whose amino-acid sequence MSRFPNFRRDSDFRHDEESSKSMSQVQTRPAICLDTSLSFISTASVLAGTTSGPASPLLGPLSCDSVNDVCNSGAAISSPALFHTRDPNVEASGQHRLQSLKATRSRTISGSRSVHSSSRPYSKQQQSQHQHHHHPLSLSSCSPSVNRDYHAHSRLQRAEQAHCLASEADCSKLEVLESEATVLTRPSDPRPYGTGADGEPGVHSQRVMSATVSPVPRHAVTLSNDFEGVVSIPVSEGAEKYDEEASRGGSSTYAAPTNGSEKSIVDHDARAEDHEDDATSPPRTTPPPRRAFVLSRRCSGTDVEGDALIDNAHPPRPAAEGVERRGSTRMLPVDFAADAPRGSTVLVMDNGDEDEECACRNDKSAATIIAHPFAAADAPLAEDPAVLPLTLPVSRLAHGVVMEGTEKDMHRSAAFTARRASAAERNSVSSHRGRLSSAGSSMMSPMPRPVPHSTQTTAASPRLSPARAREGLDEKVVMAVRAVRDDAGDTTEQQQHWAGTKVTLANDAANASAHATTTTAATAASTTQDLLSFRMHSCILPGSSMLESELQAVPTIPAQLDATTALTTTADDEPASVTPLSSLTMLNSVAGPSLSVTTAAMSSLWLVSGSTPTPLRRLRDRDREVSTTLDVQEGERKEVSKGSDSAPDQTERVLKLVDDASTAAVTTPETRAELHGHVNSSSAPADNSVEAEQPLTSAVDAQRPRRSSAPQYTTARLATSPSIAAPSFSPEPARPQAEAHRPSSPCLTAGTDASISIQLNPLPSNNDAVAPADPRPLPSPEAATTQHRYCTATPPPFAIAGTHCRLADTASSMSSPSSTESARVSEEVKELVKRAQAEVCRTRESLLSTLRDHRASFHLSEPSPTPKNTTSATVLTVLAQSTAAASTTACVSPSVSPTPTRSLLLPTALVTAAESSTPPSTALTTVSVPTTRTSGDWRSAAVALRPQLRAAADAILRRLQGYDARDHGVLPMETVVRVTYFVITRRQMPPATWSLRTAEGTLAVTPMQASMAASGGGATPRSESAQLSSPNVESCRAALLSGVPLGRQLSSSEAGGPRRCVAAASHRVFETPCQQRFSLNAYDATTRAGVNGSPFSSSRPVGQTRPRDSSELGAAANDEDETARAECHGRPATCISPSRTLEHVMTLQQRRAEEGLYLKFYLTVLEAFKQVFGERYAWRHLGATNASRHDCTITVAQPAQKRRRTNNAPASERSDHRGQAYLTRVEVDAEEVQLEVTNEFNDVREPLETLFPRLRQQYALIQREKRDAAVTPTVSLTANTSDLLTAEPARTEATAAAMGLANRPPPLDVLVYYRTFIESLREL is encoded by the coding sequence ATGAGTCGCTTTCCGAACTTTCGCAGGGATTCGGACTTTCGCCACGACGAGGAAAGCTCGAAGAGCATGTCGCAGGTGCAGACCAGACCTGCCATCTGTCTCGACACGTCGCTCTCCTTTATCAGCACGGCGAGCGTTCTGGCAGGCACCACAAGCGGGCCAGCCAGCCCGCTGCTTGGTCCACTCAGCTGTGACAGCGTCAATGATGTCtgcaacagcggcgctgccatcTCTTCCCCTGCACTGTTTCACACACGTGACCCCAACGTAGAGGCATCTGGGCAGCACCGGCTACAGTCCCTCAAGGCGACCCGCAGCCGGACGATATCGGGGTCACGCTCTGTTCACTCATCTTCCCGGCCCTActcaaagcagcagcagtcgcagcaccaacatcaccatcaccctctttctctttcgtcgTGCTCACCGTCGGTGAACAGAGATTACCACGCGCACAGTCGGCTTCAACGAGCTGAGCAAGCGCACTGTCTCGCGTCGGAGGCGGACTGCAGTAAGCTGGAAGTCCTGGAGTCAGAGGCCACAGTGCTGACACGACCCTCAGATCCGAGGCCGTACGGCACTGGCGCTGATGGCGAGCCTGGAGTGCACAGCCAGCGTGTGATGAGCGCGACGGTGTCGCCGGTGCCTCGGCATGCTGTGACGCTGTCCAACGACTTCGAAGGTGTCGTTAGCATTCCAGTCAGCGAGGGTGCAGAGAAGTATGACGAGGAGGCGTCGAGGGGCGGGAGCAGCACGTATGCCGCGCCTACTAACGGCTCTGAGAAGTCGATTGTGGACCATGATGCGCGAGCCGAAGATCATGAAGATGATGCAACGAGTCCGCCGAGGACCACACCGCCCCCGCGTCGGGCTTTTGTGCTCTCTCGCCGGTGCAGTGGTACGGACGTGGAAGGCGATGCGCTCATTGACAACGCTCATCCACCGCGGCCTGCTGccgagggggtggagaggcgcGGGTCGACGCGGATGCTGCCCGTGGATTtcgctgcggatgcgccACGCGGGAGCACCGTTCTCGTCATGGACaacggcgacgaggacgaggagtgcGCTTGTAGGAATGACAAATCTGCCGCTACAATCATCGCCCACCcgttcgctgccgctgatgcgcCGCTTGCCGAGGATCCTGCTGTGTTACCCCTTACACTACCGGTTAGTCGCCTTGCCCACGGCGTCGTGATGGAAGGCACAGAAAAGGATatgcaccgcagcgctgcgtttACTGCCCGCCGTGCTAGTGCGGCTGAGAGAAACTCGGTGAGCAGCCACCGTGGCCGCCTGAGCAGTGCAGGCAGCAGCATGATGAGTCCGATGCCACGACCTGTGCCGCATTCGACTCAAACTACAGCGGCCTCACCGAGGTTGTCGCCGGCACGTGCGAGGGAGGGCCTGGACGAGAAAGTGGTGATGGCAGTGCGCGCGGTCCGTGACGATGCCGGAGACAcaacagagcagcagcagcactgggcTGGCACGAAAGTGACCCTGGCGAACGATGCTGCGAACGCGTCTGCGCACGCGACCACTACAACCGCTGCGACTGCCGCCAGCACTACCCAGGATCTTCTCAGCTTCCGCATGCACTCCTGCATTCTGCCTGGGAGCAGCATGCTCGAATCCGAGCTGCAAGCGGTGCCGACGATACCGGCGCAGCTGGACGCAACGACGGCTCTCACGACGACTGCAGATGACGAGCCGGCGAGTGTGACACCCCTCAGCTCTCTCACGATGCTGAACAGCGTCGCCGGCCCGTCGTTGTCggtgacgacggcggcgatgagcTCGCTGTGGCTTGTCAGCGGCTCGACGCCTACCCCACTTCGCCGACTACGCGACCGCGACAGGGAGGTATCTACGACGCTGGACGtgcaggagggagagaggaaagaggtgagCAAGGGCAGTGACTCCGCCCCAGATCAGACGGAGCGTGTGCTAAAGCTGGTGGACGACgccagcactgcagcagtgACGACACCAGAAACGAGGGCAGAGTTGCATGGGCATGTCAATAGCTCTTCTGCTCCCGCTGACAACTccgtggaggcggagcagccaCTCACGTCAGCAGTGGATGCGCAGCGACCTCGCCGCTCCTCAGCACCTCAATATACCACTGCGCGCCTCGCCACTAGCCCTTCTATCGCCGCGCCGTCCTTTTCACCAGAGCCTGCGCGCCCgcaggcggaggcgcacCGCCCGTCATCGCCGTGTCTCACTGCTGGGACTGACGCCTCCATCTCTATCCAGCTAAACCCTCTCCCGTCCAACAATGACGCGGTGGCACCTGCCGACCCCCGGCCACTGCCTTCCCCTGAGGCGGCAACCACGCAGCATCGGTACTGCACTGCGACCCCCCCACCTTTCGCCATCGCCGGCACGCATTGCAGGCTCGCAGATACGGCGTCGTCGATGTCCTCGCCGTCTTCGACAGAGTCTGCGCGTgtcagcgaggaggtgaaggagctggTGAAGCGCGCGCAAGCCGAGGTGTGTCGAACGCGGGAGAGTCTTCTCTCTACCCTGCGAGACCACCGCGCCAGCTTCCACTTGTCGGAGCCATCACCTACTCCAAAGAACACTACCTCGGCTACCGTACTGACGGTTCTTGCACAgtcgactgcggcggcgtcaaCCACCGCGTGCGTGTCGCCGAGCGTCTCACCCACGCCGACGCGCAGCCTCCTACTCCCCACTGCCCTCGTGACTGCAGCGGAGTCGTCTACGCCGCCATCGACTGCGCTCACAACCGTCTCTGTGCCTACCACGCGTACATCGGGGGACTGGCGatctgccgctgtcgccctGCGGCCGCAGCTAcgagccgctgccgacgccatcttgcgccgcctgcagggCTACGATGCGCGAGATCACGGCGTCCTGCCCATGGAGACGGTTGTTCGTGTTACGTACTTCGTCATTACGCGACGGCAGATGCCACCCGCAACGTGGTCGCTGCGAACGGCAGAGGGCACCTTGGCTGTCACACCAATGCAGGCCTCCATGGCCGCCTCGGGCGGTGGCGCCACTCCTCGCTCCGAGAGTGCGCAGCTTTCGTCCCCCAATGTGGAAAGTTgtcgtgcggcgctgctctcgGGGGTGCCGCTGGGCCGTcagctgagcagcagcgaggccgGTGGGCCCCGCCGCTGTGTCGCGGCAGCGTCACACAGGGTCTTCGAGACACCGTGTCAGCAACGCTTTTCCCTTAACGCATACGACGCCACGACGCGTGCCGGGGTGAACGGCTCGCCTTTCTCGTCTTCTCGCCCAGTCGGTCAAACGCGACCTCgagacagcagcgagctcggcgcagctgcgaatGACGAAGACGAGACGGCGAGGGCGGAGTGCCACGGCCGTCCGGCGACGTGCATATCCCCGAGTCGCACGCTAGAGCATGTTatgacgctgcagcaacgccgtGCCGAAGAAGGGCTGTACCTGAAGTTCTACCTCACCGTGCTGGAGGCGTTCAAGCAGGTATTCGGTGAGCGGTACGCATGGCGCCACTTAGGGGCCACCAACGCCAGCCGACACGACTGCACCATCACGGTTGCCCAGCCGGCACAGAAGCGGCGAAGGACGAATAATGCGCCGGCGTCAGAACGCAGCGATCACCGAGGCCAAGCGTACTTGACAAGAGTCGAGGTGGATGCGGAAGAAGTCCAGCTGGAGGTGACGAATGAATTCAATGACGTGAGAGAGCCTCTGGAAACACTCTTTCCACGACTGCGCCAGCAGTATGCGCTGATTCAGCGGGAAAAGCGCGATGCGGCCGTTACGCCAACAGTGTCACTCACGGCGAATACAAGCGATCTACTGACGGCTGAGCCTGCGCGCACTGAGGCGACTGCGGCTGCAATGGGCCTCGCCAACCGTCCTCCCCCGCTTGATGTCCTTGTGTACTACCGCACGTTCATAGAGAGCCTAAGGGAGCTCTGA